The following are encoded in a window of Rubellicoccus peritrichatus genomic DNA:
- the cynS gene encoding cyanase, with protein MNMTKIEMTEAIIAAKITKGTSWAAIAEAGGLSEIFVTSACLGQNSLELDVAVKVTDFLGLDEKVAYALTICPMKAVDVETVSKDPLIYRFFEIAYVYGGSMKEIIHEKFGDGIMSAIDFKLDIDKEEDPKGDRVVVTMNGKFLPYKKW; from the coding sequence ATAAATATGACAAAGATAGAAATGACAGAGGCAATTATTGCCGCAAAGATTACAAAAGGAACATCGTGGGCTGCAATTGCTGAAGCCGGAGGTTTAAGTGAGATTTTCGTCACATCTGCATGCTTGGGTCAGAACAGTCTCGAGCTAGATGTTGCGGTTAAAGTAACAGATTTCCTCGGCCTCGATGAGAAAGTGGCTTATGCGCTAACAATCTGCCCGATGAAGGCGGTCGATGTCGAAACGGTCTCAAAAGACCCGCTGATTTATCGCTTCTTCGAAATCGCTTACGTTTACGGCGGCAGCATGAAGGAGATCATCCACGAAAAGTTTGGCGATGGAATTATGAGCGCGATCGATTTCAAGCTGGATATCGACAAAGAAGAAGATCCCAAGGGCGATCGCGTTGTCGTGACGATGAATGGCAAATTCCTTCCTTATAAAAAATGGTAA
- a CDS encoding twin-arginine translocase TatA/TatE family subunit, producing MIPHQPIPAFIQNLAGWEIALILFVLIFFVGGKRLPKLARGIGKSIIEFKKAKSNAATTFQEASKAMDESQV from the coding sequence ATGATTCCACACCAACCGATACCCGCATTCATTCAAAACCTGGCTGGCTGGGAAATTGCCTTAATTCTATTCGTGCTGATTTTTTTCGTTGGTGGTAAAAGGCTGCCTAAGCTCGCTCGCGGCATTGGCAAATCCATCATCGAGTTCAAGAAAGCCAAGAGCAATGCCGCAACCACGTTCCAAGAAGCGTCCAAGGCAATGGACGAAAGCCAAGTCTAG